Part of the Candidatus Brocadia sinica JPN1 genome, ATACACTCAACGGAACTAGCGATACCGTAAAAGCAACTATGAATATGGCCGAAATGATTAGTCCTACCTTTGATATCTTTGTGCTGGCAATAGCCATGCCCGCAATCTTCCTAAAAATCTTTTCCATCTTTCTTCTCCTTCTATAAGTAGGTTTTAATTATTTTCTTCTTTAGCTATCCGACGAAACACAAAAACACAAACATCCACTCATGATCAAAGAAGACCTGCCTGCCTCCTTTCTGCAAAAAGTTTTCATACGATAGATAAGAAAAGACTTTATACAATTGGCCTAAAAACAGAAAATATTTGAAAATTATAATTCAAGAGTTCCCGAAGAAATTTTGTACCTGATTTTTTCACAATCCTGCTATTTGTCTCACTGGTAAATTTGCAAACCACTTGTTGCATAAATCAAACAGAGTGGCTTACCCATTTTTTTGCCGTGCCACGATATCCGCTCTTTCTGTCATTTCTTTCATAATTTTTTCTACCAGCAGCCGGTAGTGTTCCGTTTCTTCCTCGCTGAGATTGGGTGGAATATAGATGGGATCACCATACATCATTATTGCACGGGAAAATGGTTTCGGAATGCGGAATTTATCCCAGCTCGGAAGCTTCCAATAACGTGATAACCCAACGGTAGTGGGAACAATGGGTAGTCTTGTTTTTTGACTGAGATAGATGCTTCCGGGTTGGACAACGAATCTCGGCCCCCGTGGTCCGTCGGGAGTAATTGCAATGGGATGCCCTTCCTGAATCTTATCAACCATAGCCTTTACTGCCCGTACGCCACCTCGCGTACTCGACCCTCGTATGACACCGAAACCAAGCCTTTTTATTACCTGGGCGATAAATTCACCATCAGAGTGCTGGCTAATGAGTACCTGTATATTTTTGTT contains:
- a CDS encoding lysophospholipid acyltransferase family protein, producing the protein MKKIKFFLVGILGSWLIRILALTIRIHDDPKGFNEKIQTTHAIYTFWHCLMLIPAYVGRNKNIQVLISQHSDGEFIAQVIKRLGFGVIRGSSTRGGVRAVKAMVDKIQEGHPIAITPDGPRGPRFVVQPGSIYLSQKTRLPIVPTTVGLSRYWKLPSWDKFRIPKPFSRAIMMYGDPIYIPPNLSEEETEHYRLLVEKIMKEMTERADIVARQKNG